A window of the Sabethes cyaneus chromosome 1, idSabCyanKW18_F2, whole genome shotgun sequence genome harbors these coding sequences:
- the LOC128745530 gene encoding soluble guanylate cyclase 89Db-like, with translation MYGMLLESVQHFVQVEHGEHTWKLALQATGCKVTVFNTYQQYPDSLIPDLAAALSALTGKSIDEFMVFFGRCFVRFFSNFGYDELIKATGRYFCDFLHSVDNIHLQMRFTYRKMKSPSMQLIEMDENGAVLVYRSTRSGFSKYLRGQLMEIAKQLYNMDISIKVLESQNDVPGGTAGPISIQGGLKTVIVKYRLDFDNREYMRKRIHIEAHPSQLQLAPVDSSLLLDLFPFALILNEQMQITAAGEKLIESWMLNNVNCSPTELMGSKVTDYFKLRRPTGITFTWENMKRLQTVNFEIQLLKGSTLNGMEEAAAPVDSVPQYELDDPTRLLSVARRGSQGLRSILLKGEMRYIKDINSLVFLCSPLINSLEELREVGLYLNDLNTHGLSREMVFTGFSHNSRLDLMCEREEKRAEELETSLALADSWKRQGDELLYSMIPRSIAERLREGQLYLLDTCKSFEAVTVLFAEIQESLMSDDSIKNAMTTVNTLNAAFSAFDELIQSPMAYKVETVGKVYMAVSGAPDDNPCHVQHTADLALEMLQSIYNLNLPGVGVKIGFHSGPIVAGIVGIKVPRYCLFGDTVNTASRMESSGDINRIQVSGSTAAKLKKKGYELTFRGKVAVKGKGEMETFWLESGPKNSAASRKMYAKK, from the exons ATGTATGGTATGCTATTGGAGAGCGTACAGCATTTCGTGCAG GTTGAGCATGGCGAGCATACATGGAAGCTGGCGTTACAGGCTACTGGCTGCAAGGTGACGGTGTTCAACACGTATCAG CAATACCCGGATAGTCTCATACCAGATCTGGCAGCGGCTTTGTCGGCACTCACCGGAAAGAGCATTGACGAATTCATGGTCTTCTTTGGGCGCTGCTTCGTACGGTTCTTCAGTAACTTCGGCTACGATGAATTGATCAAGGCAACCGGACGATACTTTTGTGACTTTTTACATTCGGTGGACAACATCCATCTGCAAATGCGCTTCACGTACCGGAAGATGAAAAGCCCTTCGATGCAGCTGATCGAGATGGACGAAAACGGTGCTGTACTGGTCTACCGGAGCACTCGATCCGGCTTTTCCAAGTACCTACGCGGGCAACTGATGGAAATCGCGAAACAGTTGTACAATATGGATATCTCTATTAAGGTGCTGGAAAGTCAGAACGATGTTCCTGGAGGCACGGCAGGCCCCATCTCAATTCAAGGTGGTTTGAAGACAGTCATTGTAAAGTATCGTTTGGATTTCGATAACCGGGAGTAT ATGCGAAAACGTATCCACATTGAGGCGCATCCGTCGCAGTTGCAGCTGGCACCGGTCGATAGCAGCCTTCTGCTGGATCTTTTCCCATTCGCCTTGATATTGAACGAGCAGATGCAGATCACTGCCGCCGGGGAGAAGCTAATCGAATCGTGGATGCTGAACAATGTCAACTGTTCCCCTACCGAACTGATGGGATCTAAAGTTACCGATTACTTCAAGCTACGGCGACCCACTGGGATTACGTTTACATGGGAAAAT ATGAAACGTCTTCAAACTGTGAACTTTGAAATTCAACTGTTGAAAGGTTCAACCCTAAACGGGATGGAAGAAGCTGCTGCACCGGTCGATTCGGTGCCTCAGTATGAGCTTGATGATCCCACGAGATTACTGTCAGTAGCCCGTCGAGGATCTCAGGGACTCAGAAGCATTCTACTGAAGGGTGAGATGCGATACATTAAGGATATCAATTCACTGGTGTTTCTCTGTAGCCCTTT AATCAACAGTTTGGAAGAGCTTCGAGAGGTTGGTCTATACCTAAACGATCTAAACACCCATGGCCTTAGCAGAGAGATGGTGTTCACTGGATTTTCGCACAACTCCCGGCTAGATCTGATGTGTGAACGTGAGGAAAAGCGAGCTGAAGAGCTGGAAACATCGTTAGCCCTGGCCGATTCGTGGAAACGGCAGGGTGACGAGCTGTTGTACTCCATGATCCCTCGATCGATAGCCGAACGGCTACGGGAGGGCCAGCTATATCTATTGGATACATGCAAGAGCTTCGAAGCAGTTACCGTACTGTTTGCAGAAATTCAGGAATCGCTCATGTCCGATGACTCCATCAAGAACGCCATGACGACGGTGAACACGTTGAACGCGGCCTTTAGCGCTTTCGACGAGTTAATCCAGTCACCGATGGCGTACAAGGTGGAGACAGTTGGCAAGGTGTACATGGCGGTAAGCGGTGCGCCGGATGACAATCCTTGCCACGTACAGCACACGGCCGATCTGGCATTGGAAATGCTGCAAAGCATTTATAACTTGAACTTGCCGGGAGTTGGAGTGAAAATCGGCTTTCATTCAGGACCAATCGTAGCCGGTATCGTCGGTATTAAAGTCCCGCGGTACTGTCTGTTCGGCGATACGGTGAACACCGCATCCCGCATGGAGAGCAGTGGTGATATCAACAGGATTCAGGTATCCGGCAGTACTGCCGCTAAATTGAAGAAGAAAGGTTATGAATTAACGTTTCGAGGAAAAGTGGCGGTAAAG GGTAAAGGTGAAATGGAAACATTCTGGTTGGAATCTGGTCCGAAGAATTCTGCAGCTAGCAGGAAGATGTATGCGAAAAAATAA
- the LOC128745528 gene encoding uncharacterized protein LOC128745528 yields the protein MLIGGNVVNSINRLELERVQSQLKGADYKLHTRKSAGSKSPLQGLRYSVSSLENISGNVAREDVIVNVTKSVQKHVNTVRSTTLKPSKRVKVKVAPKASSKSPVSQPQIGPDGTGQFIPPTPPAILAAILNSILVPTTPTISTTSTEEPSTTPNGFTTSTLEPTTVDTTATTSTTIDQTSTTLSSVTDTTTTEESSTTTESTTAATESTSTSPEGVSTTSISTSTEIITPTTNQETSTTTEITSTPTPTTPITEVSTTTEVITTSTTTESTTATTESISTTTEEVSTSSISTSSEIITPTPNQETSTTTEITSTPTPTTPITKVSTTTEVMTTSTTTESTTPATESTSTSTEEPSTTTISTSSETVTPTQETSTTTEITSTSTVASSTTTEEVSTTPEAVSDSTTTDVTTTTTEVTTTSTAGPLCGLPSNNLASSQINTLAEITNTAVVNDSPFGATGNPIQTASNLFAATSNGLQGLANQFITASSMAVSQLNDAPEDDAPTGITSQIQNIGNPIVEGLPNANIIQWSDTPVVGNAETAIQNLANLQNEAPPQGVAQDSSVLGFFQQLGSQISNGAVIDGIASQVQTITTQISEGLSSASNGGTTDKANTTNTTSLDQITIPLQDLTTQVPSVLLNASNAIVDYDNSTNSNGSSVNEISSQFQNIGNQITEAATNVINAFLGSTRNSTGNNTTVRAITSQLQNIRSQISEGQAANATSTIPDSNNSVVRISSNSRDIANQLQPVVSDNPTTITNPAHKLLAENGTKLDPETQNLLNELSPIGAAESVKNLVETLNANSSQVKNPVVNQLQNFGSQLLNINSALNWNAINKIPVIGGWFETNSNEKPLQISHRPTIDCPACEQVCGTINNAAVASRRFRIVGGNPVQPPNKYPWTVRFLYFNIDAGQGSLINDRAILTTASVARAMPLYSQATALLNVYDLQSKAEERLTKQVANIFPHPSFNPQQPYDKNIGIVIVDSPVPLSKTLVPICLPTSFDSYGGTEAVVAGWGANVLGGPSSPVPQEVPIPLYTDQECKLANSNLTNNNLCGGIIKPASEASLKSTCEGDDGAGLMSPSRINPSQLTLIGITIEVPGKGCANTHQPATFTNVQNFMDFIIFYGIGCGC from the exons ATGTTAATCGGCGGTAATGTGGTGAATTCTATC AATCGACTGGAATTGGAACGTGTACAGTCACAACTGAAGGGAGCTGATTACAAATTACACACAAGGAAATCGGCGGGATCGAAGTCGCCTCTTCAGGGTTTAAGATACTCAGTTTCCAGCTTAGAGAACATTTCGGGGAATGTGGCACGTGAAGATGTGATTGTGAATGTTACAAAAAGTGTACAAAAGCATGTTAATACAGTTCGTTCCACAACACTGAAACCTAGTAAGCGAGTAAAAGTTAAAGTCGCTCCAAAGGCTTCTTCAAAGAGTCCAGTTTCGCAACCTCAAATTGGCCCCGATGgtacaggacagttcatcccACCAACACCACCGGCTATTCTTGCGGCTATCCTAAATAGTATTTTAGTTCCTACCACACCTACGATTAGTACGACATCAACAGAAGAACCCAGCACTACACCGAATGGATTTACTACATCGACGCTGGAGCCTACTACCGTTGATACAACTGCAACAACATCGACCACAATTGATCAAACGTCAACTACCTTATCTTCGGTTACAGACACGACAACCACCGAAGAATCGAGTACTACGACAGAAAGTACCACGGCTGCCACTGAGAGCACTTCAACTAGTCCCGAAGGAGTGAGTACTACGTCCATTTCTACGTCTACAGAAATAATCACCCCAACCACTAATCAAGAAACAAGTACTACAACTGAAATCACATCTACTCCTACTCCTACTACTCCTATTACTGAAGTGAGTACCACGACAGAAGTTATTACAACGAGTACTACAACAGAAAGTACCACGGCTACCACTGAAAGCATTTCAACAACTACCGAAGAAGTGAGCACTTCGAGCATTTCGACGTCTTCAGAAATAATTACTCCAACACCCAATCAAGAGACAAGTACTACAACTGAAATCACATCTACTCCTACTCCTACTACTCCTATTACTAAAGTGAGTACCACGACTGAAGTTATGACAACGAGTACTACAACAGAAAGTACCACCCCTGCCACTGAGAGCACTTCAACTAGTACCGAAGAACCGAGTACTACGACCATTTCTACGTCTTCAGAAACAGTTACTCCAACTCAAGAGACAAGCACTACAACTGAAATCACTTCAACATCCACTGTTGCTAGCTCAACCACTACCGAAGAAGTGAGTACCACACCCGAAGCTGTCTCCGATTCAACTACCACAGATGTAACAACTACTACGACGGAAGTTACCACAACTTCAACGGCAGGACCACTTTGTGGTTTACCCTCAAACAATTTAGCAAGCAGTCAAATTAATACACTGGCCGAGATTACAAATACCGCTGTCGTCAACGACAGTCCATTCGGAGCAACCGGAAACCCGATTCAAACTGCTTCGAATCTATTTGCAGCCACATCGAACGGGCTTCAGGGGCTGGCAAATCAATTTATCACTGCTTCTTCGATGGCAGTATCGCAGTTAAACGATGCACCTGAAGACGATGCACCTACTGGAATAACATCTCAGATTCAGAACATTGGAAATCCAATAGTCGAAGGACTCCCGAACGCCAATATCATCCAGTGGAGCGATACACCCGTTGTAGGAAACGCTGAAACTGCTATACAAAACCTAGCTAACCTGCAGAACGAAGCTCCCCCTCAAGGCGTAGCACAAGACAGTAGCGTTTTAGGATTCTTTCAACAGTTGGGTTCACAGATCAGCAATGGTGCTGTCATAGATGGGATAGCTTCGCAAGTTCAGACCATTACAACGCAAATTTCCGAAGGTTTGTCGAGTGCTTCAAATGGTGGTACAACCGATAAGGCGAATACCACTAATACTACTAgccttgatcaaataacaaTACCGCTGCAGGATCTTACAACGCAAGTTCCCAGTGTTCTCTTGAATGCTTCAAATGCTATTGTGGATTATGACAACAGCACCAATAGTAACGGCTCGAGTGTCAATGAAATTTCGTCCCAGTTTCAGAACATTGGAAACCAAATAACCGAAGCAGCCACGAATGTTATCAATGCCTTCCTAGGTTCTACCAGAAACTCTACCGGTAACAACACTACTGTCAGAGCAATAACTTCACAACTACAGAACATCAGATCTCAAATATCTGAAGGGCAGGCAGCTAATGCAACCAGTACTATCCCCGACTCCAACAATAGTGTGGTTAGAATTAGCTCAAATTCGCGGGACATTGCAAACCAGTTGCAACCAGTTGTTTCCGATAATCCAACTACAATTACTAACCCAGCCCATAAACTGCTTGCCGAAAATGGGACAAAACTTGATCCAGAAACACAAAACCTGTTGAACGAACTCAGTCCAATCGGAGCCGCTGAGTCGGTCAAAAATTTAGTTGAAACCTTAAATGCTAATTCTTCCCAAGTCAAAAACCCTGTTGTGAATCAACTGCAGAACTTCGGTTCACAACTGTTGAACATCAATAGTGCACTCAACTGGAATGCTATCAATAAAATACCGGTAATTGGTGGCTGGTTTGAAACCAACAGCAATGAGAAACCATTACAGATTAGTCACAGACCAACGATTGATTGTCCCGCATGTGAACAGGTATGCGGAACAATCAACAATGCTGCAGTCGCATCCCGTCGATTCCGTATAGTAGGGGGAAATCCAGTTCAACCACCCAACAAGTATCCTTGGACCGTTCGCTTTCTATACTTCAACATCGACGCTGGTCAAGGTTCATTGATCAACGATCGAGCAATTCTCACCACGGCATCCGTTGCAAGGGCTATGCCACTCTACTCTCAAGCAACTGCACTCCTCAACGTGTACGATCTCCAGTCCAAAGCGGAGGAAAGACTAACGAAACAAGTGGCGAACATTTTCCCGCATCCTTCGTTCAACCCGCAACAGCCATACGACAAGAACATTGGAATTGTGATCGTTGATAGTCCCGTACCACTTTCGAAAACTCTTGTGCCGATTTGTCTGCCTACGTCATTCGATTCGTACGGTGGAACTGAAGCCGTAGTTGCCGGCTGGGGAGCCAACGTTCTCGGTGGTCCGTCCTCACCAGTGCCCCAGGAGGTACCAATTCCGCTCTACACGGACCAAGAATGCAAATTGGCCAACAGCAACCTAACGAACAACAATCTCTGCGGAGGTATTATTAAGCCTGCCTCGGAAGCCTCCCTGAAGTCGACTTGTGAG GGTGACGACGGTGCCGGACTGATGTCACCTTCTCGGATCAACCCGTCACAGCTAACTCTAATTGGCATTACAATTGAAGTTCCCGGTAAAGGGTGCGCTAACACCCATCAACCAGCGACGTTTACCAACGTACAGAACTTCAtggattttattattttttatggaattGGATGTGGCTGCTAG